The Penaeus monodon isolate SGIC_2016 chromosome 6, NSTDA_Pmon_1, whole genome shotgun sequence genomic sequence TATGATTTCACTGAACAAGTCACTAACAGTCTTCAAAATTAAGTAAGACGAACATGTTATACAAAACCGATAAAGGAAGGGCGTTGTGTTATTGAACAGAACTGGGTTTCATGAAAAAACTCTCTTCTATAATTCTGGTTGCTAAATTCCAACTGTTAAATCAACCTGGCCACCACCTGTTAAAACTAGAGGACAAGCTAAACAGAAATATACGACCTTTAAAAACAATCCTCGAGAAaccatatatcattctatctttcaGTGGTTCTCGTGCTGGCTTTAGTGTGTCTCCCAAAAGTACACAAAAACCAGGTTTACCCTTAGACCCCAATTTTTTCATCTATTGGCACCTTTAGTTTTAACCCGGCAAATTTCTGTACAAATCATTTAACCCCTAACATACAACGAATACACGATTCCAACTCATCGAATTTCGTTATTGAATCAGTCATTTTAAGATTTGATGACACCATACCCATGGCTAGTTTTTACGTGAGTCTTTGTTTATGAATGTACCTTAGCAGAGACCACACAAACCATCACTACATACTACAGCAGAATTCTTTTCACAATTTGGTTTATaaacaaacagttttttttcttttaaatttgtcaCAAAAGATCCAGTTTTACTTTGGCAACCGCCCGTACACTCAGATTGATGGTGTTGTTTGGGTTCTCCCATTGGCCCGAGTTATGCTAACGCTTTTCTATGTTATCATGAAAGGAAATGGCTACAAGACTGCCCTCTAGAATTTAAACCCTTGTTTTACAAAAGATACAGAGACGAACTTTTCTTGCGTTCAAACACCCATCACATGTACAACTGTCCTATTTCCCACCTGAATGACCAACACCGCAACATTTAAATTTTCCtgggaaattgaaaaagaaaccaACTTCCTTTCATGATTTCGCTTACACCAAAAGAAAACGGCGCCCGTACACTACTGTTACAGAAAACCTATTTTACTGGTTGGGAATGCATTATTTGAGTTACCACAAAAGTATAAGGTTAATAGCATATCAACTTAATTAACAGAGCATATAACATTTGCTCTTTCCCGGTCCCCGTTGATAAAGAAATGAAGTTCTTATAAAATTACTTTGAAACGAAGGTACCCAAACAGTATTTCCATAAAACCCTGAGGTCATTCTTAACAAGCTTTGCCAACCTTTAAAACTTAGTTTCCCCAAGCAaaccaaatatatcaaattacatATCTCGGACGATTAAGTTTTTAGCGTTCGAAAACAATTACGTGAGTTACTTAAATATTCGTTCCCCgagataaaattcaatatagtttttACGAATAACCATACTATCAACACATATTTAAGGAAGAGAGAGCCTTTTGCTCCTGACCTATgttcaaacattgtatatatgtttaattgtcatagctgtaatactaggtatattggatcaacaACACGTTGGTTCAAACAGAATTCTCGAACATATGGGGAAGTCCATAAGAACAGGCCTACCTTTGGGcagtatttacaaacacacacacacacacacacacacacacacacacacacacacacacacacacacacacacacacacacacacacacacacacacatgtatgtatgtatacacacatatatatatatagatagatagatagatagatagatagatagatagattaatagatagatagatatatagatagatagataaatagatagacatgtatggatacgcacatacatacatacatacttacatacatacatatacatatatgttatatgtatatctatctatatatgtgtttgtgtatacatatatatatatatatatatatatatgcatatatatatatatatatatatatgatatataatatatatatgtatatatatatatatatatatataatatatatatatatagacaacacacacacacacacacacacacacacacacacaacacacacacacacacacacacacaaatatatatatataatatatatatatatatagatatatatatatatatatgtatatatacatacatacatatatatatatatatatatatatatatatataatatatatatatatatgtgtatataagtatataaatataatatatatattgcatgtgtatacagataataaacatacacacacacacacacacacacacacacacacacacacacacacacacacacaacacacacacacacacatatatatatatatatatatatatatatatatagatagatagatagatagatagatagatagatagatagatagatgtatatatacatatatgtatggatacgtagatacatacatgcatacatacatacatacaatatacatatatatcattatagtatatatatgtttgttaacttatatatatatataatatatatatatatatatatattatatatatatatattatataatatatacacacaggacataatttgatatatacatatatatgtaatgatatgtatatgtatatgtatatgtatagtaaatgtatatatgtatatgtatatacacgctcatgagtgtgtatatagatacacacacacacaacatgttgtgtgtatgtatgcatgtatgtatatatatatatatatatataatatattatatatatatatatatatatatatatgggagggtgaatttgtgtgtattatatatatatataatatatatatttaatatatatatatatatacatatatatatatatgtatatatatatattgtgtgtgtgtggtgtgtgtgtatacggagagggagagagagaggggagtcacCGTCCGTTAGAATGCACAGTTACCTGtatgaaaatgaaggaagggacAAAGAAGCTCGCATTGCACTTTTCCATTAATAAGAAAACTAATGCGTGCAAACGTTTGGTGAAAAAATatggattgttattattttcatcactgccTTGCGAGATATACAAGAAACCTTCTCAAAACCTTTTGATAGTCCCACCATATGCGTTACTGTGAACAATCCTGTTGTACTGGTGACTCCAGGTCTTGGAGCAGTCGCGGTGGCCCGGCGGGTGGTGGCTCACCACGTAGGCCTTCTCGCCGGCGTCCTCGGCGCGCTGCAGCTCCTGCGCCATCCAGGCCAGTTCCGCCGCGGGGTCCACGTCGTCGAACAGCAGCCACCTGCGGCAGGAGGGCACGCGGCATGTATCAGTCACCCTgcatgtctgtctacctaccagtccatctatctatctgtctatctgtctctctatctatctgtctgtctatccatctatctatctatctatctatctatctgtctatctatctatctatctatctatctatctatatttatattacgtcaatagtaatgacaatggtaataataataacaataataataataataataataataatgataataataatgatgatgataatgataatgataataataataataataataataataataataatagtaataataatataatagtaataataattataatattaatagtagtagtagtagtaatgatagtaattatggctGAACAAGGATGAATTTatggatattttcatcattactacctTATTGACACTCATCCCCCCTTCGCATTCCTTTGGCCTCTGTACCCCGCCGAGCCCAACTCACCAGTTGAAGCTATAGCAGTAATTGGTGTTGATTGAGAGGATCCTGAGCCCTGGCTTGATGAGCGTGGAGTAGAAGGCGGAGTAGGTGACGCTGGCTGCGACGTCCGCCGGCAGCCACGTCGCCCACAGCGCGAGATCTCGTCGTACAGCAAGAGATGTCGAATTCGTTCTCGATGTACGGTTGAGGGAAAACTGGAAGAATCAGgccaaatatatctacatatatatgcatacaatcgaTTTTTGAGGGAAACTGCAATGCCGGCTCAGTTAAGGGTTTGCTACGGTCTGACAAAAATTTTCGGAAATAAGTGTTATGTCTGGATCCAATATATGGCCATTTGTTATGCAGAATTCTCACGCGTTCACGGGGTGGGACTCGTGGTTGCCGATGGCCGGGAACACAGGAATCCTGGGAAACTGTCCTGACCATCTGGATGGCCTGGCGAGTCACGTCCAGGTTGCCCTCGCGGGTCGTGTTCCACAGGTTGTGCGGGATCAGGTCGCCCGTCCACACGATGAAGTCGATGTCCTGCGGGGGAAGCGGAGCTCAGACTGTGTGTAGGTCTATTCACAAGAAAACGGGCAGGCGCACAGGCACTCACTTTtatgattgctgttattattactaccatcgttGTATTACCaccattcttcttcgtctttttcttcttattattatcattattattatcattatattatcattattgttattattgctctcattgttgttactatcatcattcttcttattataatattattataatgattataataatgatgataatgataatgaaaatatgatgataataatgataacaatgagtaatgataatgataataatactgataataatgataataataatggaaatactgataataataatgataataatgataatgatgatgatgatgattataataatggtaactgtAGTGAACTtaccctggcttcaggcgggtcacccgcAGGTTTTCGGGCCACCTGTTCCCTGACGTTTACGAacctgtataggaactctacggactccttcgccctgcaagatgacgtggctttgatgtttttctgttttttttaaataagaatgaATCTGTTTTTATACCCTccgacttacctttcccattggtccgtgatctacttatacatctacactattctactgcacgtaacactacttactTACTGACCTTATGTTCTTATATTACCTTGTCTTATTATTGCCTTTttcccttcgactaattcacctttagttttgtttctcactcgttttttctctttgtgttttccgtTTTCGCTCACggatcccttcctttcactttttcgtactttcctgtcctttatttattttatgcgcccgtttttgtatagttttattattctttttatttatgtatttttaaacttgtttcaaACCCCACCATACCACTAATTAataaactgcattatgggtaaaacctcaccaagcgcgggaagccccagtataaaaggtcaagccaggtcggtcagagggagAGACGCTGTTTTTTTTGGTGAcagaccttttgtttttttagcgGCTGACGGGTGTTCCTGCTGTGGTTACGTTCAAAGTTGtgcaaaaattatgtaaaaatatggatgctctttttatgttcccttttttagtcagccaggatgtcatttttttgtttttttatgtgactGCGGATCATCCTTAACCCACCCGAGAGTCAtcccaaaatacgccaaacccactgACTTTACCTGTATTTGGAAACACGCTTcaaactaacatctttaactTACGATTTAAAATTAcactacagtaataatgataaaaaagataatgaatgaattacattattataaatcattagggttacattattattatctttatcacatttttaacaattttgtactgtcattattattctcatcaacattatcaatcactgcaatataaatttttcatcatctttttaggGGTATTACTTTCCCATCACTGGAAATACAACACACCCGagtttgcccctcccccctcgccaagCCCTGGTGCGTTTCGCGATGTGCGAGTACATCTCTGCAGGAGCCACTTGGGGGCATCGAGAAGCGGTAGTCGCCCCGGGCCCAGCCGCACCCTGGGGGCGGGGGAGGTCCTGCGGAAGGGCACCCAAATGTAAATGCTCCCTGCCCCACATTTTTGGGGTTAACAATATTTGTACTTATCAGAGTGATTATATGTAATCTGGGGAATTTCTTAGAGCTAAAGATTATTCAGCTTAGACCAATTTCGGAAACAGTTTTTTTACCcctattttagttttgtttattttcctaaaGGCCCAGGCCAGACCCCCCCTCTCCATGTACATAGGCGtgcccctcacccactccccacTTTCCCCCGCGCGGAAGACGTCGTCGCACCCCGCGTTCTCCCCGGCTTTAGAATGGACAAATTTGCGTTTTTCCCCAAGTGCGGACCCAAAATCACAGCGAGCGGctgtggggaaaaggggttttatgcGGCTGGGGTTTTATTACCGGGCTATTCGGGGGGTCAGCACACTTTGTATCGGCCGGGAAAAAGGGCTTGAGTGTTTTAACTGAACAGGTATCGCGAGGCGCCTAACctcgggggtgggggttggtgggcggTTCGGTTTTCGGGAAGCGAAATCCCAACGCGTGGGGGTTGTGGTTCGCACCCAAACCCCGAAGAGCATGCCGCAGGGTCCTTCCCCGAATTGCGGTTGAGGATTACCCGGGGGAGCTGCGGCTGGGCCCCAGGCAGGATCGGCGTTATGGCAAATTTTCAAACgacaaaaagatataaaataatataataatatatatatataatatatatatatatataatatataatatgttgtgtggggtgtgtgtgttgtgttgtgtgtgtgtgtgtgtgtggtgtgtgtgtgtgtgggggtgtgtttgtgttggtatgtggtgtggtgggtgtgggggtgtgttgtgtgtgttggtgtgtgttgtgtgtgtgtgtgtgtgtgtgtgtgtgtgtggtggtgcagtGAGTGTGATacgaaataatataaattaaaatatatatatatataattatatatttgctttttttttttaatttaattgtagtttcttTTTGTGAGGTTTTAAAAAAGTGAGTACGTGAagggtcccatttccttttccacggagagtgccggtgtttacctttaggtaatattctctcattttgcccgggttttggggcccagcactgacttgggggcttGGTACCCagggggctaaataggcaatcgagggaagttcctccCCAAGGGAAATTTATCGTATAAATCGTTCGTTttacctaaattttttaaaatcagagCTCGTcccacatacgcgcgcgggcgatgcgtgtgacatggatgcacccacgcactcgcatgcgggaTGGTGGTGCACTTGCCTGGACAgtatatctcttctctccccaccaacacacaacacacacacaacacacacatatgtacccgATTTGTatgagataaaataatagtaatgtttttGATTTGCATGCGGcaggggctgaaaatatacagtgtgtgatttatatatatgtatatgtggtttgtttataaaatatatatattataaaatattatatatatatatatttttaaatatataaaaatatattataaatatatataatattatactacatacattcaacaccacacaacacacacacaacaccccacacacacaaaaattttatatataatataatatattataaaattttatataaaattaatatataaaattatataatatatatctgtggggttttgtgtgtgtggtttttttaataaatattttttatatataaaaatttttttttaaaaatatatatatataagaggaggagagagggagagaagaggagaagagagagagagagaggatagatgataatacatactacattgtatatatataatactacataatacatatatatagatagatagatagatagatagatagaagatagatagaagaagataaaaatatagatatatagataattaaaagtatataagattatattttttttttcatatatattttagatcaaaataataattatatagaatatattataaaatatatatgtaaatatgtgcatatatatatatataaaaattttaaaataatatatataattttattataatgtaataagtaTATTCAATCACACAtaaactcaaaacacacacacacacacaccacatacaacacacacagacacacaccccacaacacacacacacacacacacacacacacaccacacacacacacaacacccccacacacacacaaaacacacacaaaattatatatatattttatattaatataaaattataataatatgtatattatatgatattttaataatacacaaatatagaatgttatatctatataatattcaatatatatattaatataataatatataaaattatatatatatataattatatattatattatcagcaGCGAGCGCAGCAagaggctaacgccgaggggggcgaatggcccgcatcccccctttcgcttccaaccacgagggtcccatGACGAGTCTCCGGGCGGGCCCCCTGGGCCCCCCATTCAACCCCTCGCAcagtctcatcgagctgcccaaaacATGGCCTTCAGGGTGTCCCCCAGGCTCCTCCCCCAGGGTGTTCGCAAAAAAGACAAACCCGATGGGGCAGGGTTATCACACGAGTAGGGCCCAAAAAAGCCGAGTTGGGGATTTTCCCGGATTTTGAAAATAATAGGTCCCCTGCCCGTCTcatagtgttatatattatatatataaaatatatataaaataaaatataaaaaattatatatatgtatatataaatatgaaatatatatatgtagatagatagatagagatagatagatagatatagattaatatgtgtgtgtgtgtgggtggtgttatacttcccaacacacacacacacacacacacacacacacaaaaaaaaacaaacacacacaacatatatatattatataataattataatttaaaaaatatataatataatattaatgtaatgatatattaaaatgtatagtatatattataattattatatatatatatatatatatatatataatttttaaaatatacgtattaatacatacatacataatcatacaccacaccacacacacaacaccacacacacacacacacaaccaccacacacacacaacacaacaatatatatatattgaaatgtttatataatatatataaatatatataaaatatgtatataattatatatatatatatataatattatatattgtataatatatatatattttataataatttaaaacatgcctacacacaagcacacacaacaccaaaaacccccatacaccacacacaaaacaacacacaacaacccaaaaatataataatatatattataaaatattatatatataatatataaatataattatataaaatatatatatttttataataaaatatatatattaatataataatataaaattcatatatatgttttcagaAAGTTGTGGGAAAACagggatttcacgaaatccctaaaatttttagaaatttagaAATCACTTTCACTCGGGGTTTtgtgaatttactgaaatatcaaGGAAATTCCGAAAACCCGAAATATATCCCTTTCTTTTAATATCTTACTGGGTGGCTTTAGTAAAActatgaaatttggaaaaaattttgaaaatgattattttttaattcatgccccttagtgtttttatttttatttcatccctACCTAGTTTGGCTGTTACTAAGTTTAaggaatggtaaaacactatcGTGTTtatactatgatagaaaaaccacaatgcaaaatagattaaaaaatgatAGGTAGTACATACACTTTTTCTATACcctcctctccatgtaaagagggTGCTGTCACTTCGCTGttcccccacgccctccccctctGTGACCCACAGTAAACCCGGGTGGAGATCGACTTATGGTCTTGTTCTTCAAAAGGGGTACCCCCGTCATGTTTTCCCACGTCGAGTTTTCAGGGGAGCGGCGCGAATGTCTTTCCTTCGCTGATGTCCATCCCGCAGACTGGGGAATCAAAATGAATAGGGCTTTACTCTGCTGACAGTCTTCCCCGCTTCCCCCACCTCCGTTTTTCCCCGTATGCCGACCACCCTGCACATAGTCCGCCCGTCCCCCGACCTGATGACCTCCCTTCGTCGTTCCACTGCTCCGGGGGTTTACCGCGttgctttcccctctctcttttatacctcctcctctccctttttccccctttgcctcaGGAAATACAGTGGAAAAGTGTCGGTTTTCTTCccagaagttgcaactgtcgcctggaggtttctgcgcggcgggtaaggactagggttTTCCCGAGTCAGCACCAGTGAACACGAGGAGTCGGCATTATTGACATAGGGCCGGGCTCCCCTAATGGGCAAGCCGGGCGAGGCAAGTTTCGCTATCGGATTATCCTTacccttcctcttcagacctgtgaatttctttttaaaacccccttttaatttgttttgtccCTGATGGCTTCTGAGAGTATGAAAAGAGATTAAGAGTGACTGTTCAAATGTtttgaagaaagcaagaaaatttATCCCCCAAAAGGGTTTAGTACTACAGAAGGATAGACAAATTTTAAACGCATCATCAGTAGTATAGAAGAGTAGAAGTGACATCTTTTTCCaagtaagttattttttttattgtttaaatccctgaattaatttgttttttatttcattagaaAACTGtttaatttttggtgtttttttatgtcaGAAACAGAGAAAGTTTCTCTGACAGACACCCGTTCCAAAATAGAC encodes the following:
- the LOC119573930 gene encoding sphingomyelin phosphodiesterase-like, producing MLFGVWVRTTTPTPARCDFGSALGEKRKFVHSKAGENAGCDDVFRAGESGEWGAFTFGCPSAGPPPPPGCGWARGDYRFSMPPSGSCRDVKSVGLAYFGMTLGEQVARKPAGDPPEARDIDFIVWTGDLIPHNLWNTTREGNLDVTRQAIQMVRTVSQDSCVPGHRQPRVPPRERFSLNRTSRTNSTSLAVRRDLALWATWLPADVAASVTYSAFYSTLIKPGLRILSINTNYCYSFNWWLLFDDVDPAAELAWMAQELQRAEDAGEKAYVVSHHPPGHRDCSKTWSHQYNRIVHSNAYGGTIKRF